The following nucleotide sequence is from Barnesiella viscericola DSM 18177.
TATACTTCGATAGTCGGTAATAACAGGAGGAGCAACACGATAAACAATAGGGAAAGTTTTATTGATAAAATACTTGGTCAGTTGTTTCGTTTGTTCGTCGGTCTCATCTCCGAATGCACAAGCTAAATGTGTTTCATCGAAAGGAATAACAGCCCAAACATTTTCAAAACCGCTATCGGCGAAGAACGTATGGATAGAAGACCATAATTCTTTTACTTTTTCAGCGGGGAGACGATCCATGTTGTCAAAAACAAGGACTAATTTACGTTGTCCTTTTTCCTTGATAAAATCAGAAATGTCTTGCATCCATGTTTTGAACTCGTAAACCGTTGGTTCGTCTTCGCTCAAAGTCTCATAGCAAACGTCCTTTTCGACTTTATCTTGATAAATAGCTAACATATAACTCCATCCATATTTATGATCTTTGCTATATGCCCATTTCCAAACGCACAATGCAATAAGAACTGGCAGTGCAGCTATGATAATAGACAATAAAGAAAACCACCATGTTGTGGGTGTAGGTTTTACTGCATACGCAATAAATGTAAATATCGGAGTTAAAACTGCAACCAAAAATGCCGCAACCATACCATTACTGATAAGGGGATATTTTTCGGTTACGGTCTCCGTTTTACGGGCTAATAAATATTTCAGCTTTTCAGACCATGATACGGTTTTCGTACCTCCACCTTTGACTTTTATTGTTGCATTTCCAGATAGGATACCATCATCAATAAGTTTGCTTGTAAGCAATTCCAATATAGAGCGGCGTTGCAAGTCCTCTTGATGTCCCCATGCGTCATACTCAAAAAAGTAATAGTCGTCTGATAATTCACGTTCCAACATTTTAACCACGTTGGATTTTCCAGATCCCCAAATACCTTCGATGCCGATAATTCGAGGTAAAGTACATTCCTCATCCAATGAATCATTCTGACAAAAATGGCGAGCAATAGTTTTTGCCAACCTTTCTTGCGAACCTCCATCGAATTTGTCAATACCACACGGTTTATTTTGGATAAACCGCGGATATTGCTGTTTGGATTGTAGTTTTGTTTCCATATACGTAATTTATTGATTATACGAACTCCAAATAATTCTCCCGATTTACCACATGAAACTCGGCATAGGGATAGGCTTCTTGGAAGGCTTTCGGTGCGGCCGGCATTTTATTTCCCCACTTGAACTCCAAGGCGGTAAGACTGTCGGCACTCTCCTCAATCAGGTCGATTTCCTGTTTGTCGTAGGTGCGCCAGAAATAGAACTCCCTGTGCAGTCCCTCATTGAAGTTCGCTTTGCGCCGCTCTCCGATGATGTAGTTCTCCCACAGCGCACCGACATCCTGCCGAATGGCCAGCGGTGAGAAAGCCCCGATAATGGCATTGCGAATGCCGTTGTCGTAGAAGTACCACTTGCCAGCTTTTGTAACCTCCTTGCGTAGGTTACGCGAATAAGCCCCCAGACGATAGATAACGAAGACCTTTTCCAATAGGTCGAGGTATTTTTCAACGGTCGTCTTGCTCATGCCGAGTTGTTTACCTAACTCTTCGTAAGAAACTTCGCTGCCCAACTGAAAAGCTATCAATCGCAGTAGATCGCGCATCTTGCTCGAATTTTTTAAGCCGTCAATTGCTAAGATATCTTTAAGCAGGTATGCACCGACAATATCACGTAGGTAGTCTGTTTTACGTTCATAGTTCTCCATCATTACTACTTCGGGATAGGAACCGTAAATCAAGCGCGCTTCGAGGTTCTGGCGGGTTTCAAGTGCCGTTTCCGTCTGTGCGATTTCCCGTTGCGAGAATGGTGTAAGGAGAAATTGCGTACTGCGGCCGACCAACGGTTCACCAGTCTTATTCAGCAAATCGAATGACGAAGAACCACTTGCCAAGACACTTATACCCGGTATTTCATCAACTATCAACTTCAGAATACTACCGATTTGTGGTATGTTCTGTGCCTCATCAATAGCCAGCAAATCAATACCATCCAATAAATGCCGATAATTGGCTATTGAGCGATTCTCCAATAGTGCTAATGTGTCGTAGTCTTCGCCGTTGAGCATCATCGTCCTACCTGAATAGTTGTCCACAATTTTACGCATCATTACCGTTTTACCAACACGGCGAGCACCAAAAATCAGTACTGCTTTATTGGGCGCGATTCGTGCTGTAATCTTCTCTTGAAGTATTCTATTTACTGTTTCCATACCTTATAAAATATAATGCAAAGATAATCATATTTTTTTAATTGGCGAATTTTACAAAAAAAACGGGCTATTAAATGGCGATTTTTACAACCACAATCTTATGGAAGTTGTTTCATTGTTTTTAGTAATGATATATGTTCATACTATGATGACTCAATAATTTACCAGACATACGTTTCTGAAATTTGTCCTTATAGGAATGAAAAACTCACATATATTGTGCTAATTAATATATAATTAAATGAAAATAAAAAGACAGGATACGAGTATTCCTGTCTTCTCATATGTAATGGATATTTTTTTATTTTCTCATCCGCTCCAACTCCTCATCACGCAACATTCTCTCGTTCAGTTTTTCCTGCATCCT
It contains:
- a CDS encoding ATP-binding protein, whose protein sequence is METVNRILQEKITARIAPNKAVLIFGARRVGKTVMMRKIVDNYSGRTMMLNGEDYDTLALLENRSIANYRHLLDGIDLLAIDEAQNIPQIGSILKLIVDEIPGISVLASGSSSFDLLNKTGEPLVGRSTQFLLTPFSQREIAQTETALETRQNLEARLIYGSYPEVVMMENYERKTDYLRDIVGAYLLKDILAIDGLKNSSKMRDLLRLIAFQLGSEVSYEELGKQLGMSKTTVEKYLDLLEKVFVIYRLGAYSRNLRKEVTKAGKWYFYDNGIRNAIIGAFSPLAIRQDVGALWENYIIGERRKANFNEGLHREFYFWRTYDKQEIDLIEESADSLTALEFKWGNKMPAAPKAFQEAYPYAEFHVVNRENYLEFV